From a region of the Thiorhodovibrio winogradskyi genome:
- a CDS encoding DUF3467 domain-containing protein has protein sequence MTEKNADTSAIQDQSPSRVDAPGAGTKVVWNDKAMESSYANVVNVATSEDEFMFLFGTSEAWNNVRKEVEVKLQDRIIMTPATAKRFQLLLNKTIEDFEKRKNAH, from the coding sequence ATGACAGAGAAAAACGCCGATACCTCAGCCATTCAAGACCAGAGCCCGTCCAGGGTCGATGCGCCAGGCGCCGGAACCAAAGTGGTTTGGAATGACAAGGCGATGGAAAGTAGCTATGCCAATGTGGTCAATGTCGCCACATCGGAAGATGAGTTCATGTTCCTGTTCGGTACCAGTGAAGCCTGGAACAATGTGCGCAAGGAGGTGGAGGTCAAGCTCCAGGACCGCATCATCATGACGCCCGCCACGGCCAAGCGTTTTCAGCTGCTGCTGAACAAAACCATTGAAGACTTCGAGAAGCGCAAGAACGCCCATTGA